The proteins below are encoded in one region of Peribacillus muralis:
- a CDS encoding putative polysaccharide biosynthesis protein — protein sequence MAEKPNKTSNELFRGALILSAAAIIVKVLSAAYRIPYQNIAGDIGFYIYQQVYPFYGVALTLSTLGFPVVISKLIAERETSNNDFAVKDILVSSFLVLSSIGIIMFAVLFLGADWIAGLMEDPKLSSLLKIIAFSYLIMPVSSVLRGYFQGINDMFPTASSQVAEQFIRVLTILVLSTLFVHLGYSHYVVGKGAVFGSIAGGITGLALLLFFIILKEEWQLFLRMDIKPVNFVKISKALVFQGLAFCITGLILILFQFVDSLHLYSLLRETGMGEDEAKGWKGVYDRGQPLLQLGTVAANSFALALVPVISSFLQKREEHELLNKIKLALRVSASLGLAAAVGLAVMMGPVNQMLFTDAKGTVTLAIFSLSILFSSLIMTTAAVIQSLGYSVVPVIITIVGVFSKWMLNLVLVPSYKIAGAASATVLAFMVMSILFYAVLRVHIKKPLMEGKYIFIIVKSAIYMAMAVLLFNALFHMMFPGEDRLLAAIQSLIGVAIGAAVFIGSAIRAGLFEEEELSLIPLVSKLRRFIKKNRGKTI from the coding sequence ATGGCTGAAAAGCCTAATAAAACGTCAAATGAACTTTTTCGAGGTGCGTTGATTCTTAGCGCAGCGGCAATCATCGTAAAAGTTTTGAGCGCGGCTTACCGCATACCTTATCAAAATATTGCCGGTGACATCGGATTTTACATCTATCAACAAGTATATCCCTTCTACGGTGTTGCTTTAACGTTATCGACACTGGGCTTCCCTGTCGTCATATCCAAGCTGATTGCAGAACGGGAGACTTCGAATAACGATTTTGCGGTCAAGGACATTCTAGTGTCTTCCTTCCTCGTCTTGAGTTCGATAGGAATCATCATGTTTGCAGTATTGTTCCTTGGTGCTGATTGGATTGCCGGCTTGATGGAAGACCCAAAATTAAGCAGTCTGCTGAAGATCATTGCCTTTTCCTATTTAATAATGCCGGTATCCTCAGTATTGAGGGGCTACTTCCAAGGAATAAATGATATGTTCCCAACGGCAAGTTCGCAAGTTGCTGAACAATTCATCCGGGTATTGACGATATTGGTGCTGTCCACATTATTCGTGCATCTGGGTTACTCTCATTATGTGGTCGGCAAGGGGGCTGTCTTCGGATCGATTGCCGGCGGCATAACAGGTCTTGCATTGCTCCTTTTTTTCATTATCTTAAAAGAAGAATGGCAGCTTTTCTTGCGAATGGATATTAAACCAGTGAATTTCGTTAAAATATCCAAAGCCTTGGTCTTTCAAGGCTTGGCCTTTTGCATAACGGGCCTGATTCTCATCCTGTTTCAGTTTGTCGACTCGCTGCACTTATATTCCTTATTAAGGGAAACGGGTATGGGGGAAGATGAAGCAAAAGGGTGGAAAGGGGTATATGACCGTGGTCAGCCTTTGCTTCAACTAGGGACTGTTGCAGCCAATTCTTTTGCATTGGCGCTTGTGCCTGTAATATCCAGCTTCCTCCAAAAGCGTGAAGAGCATGAATTACTCAATAAAATTAAGTTGGCTCTTCGTGTAAGTGCCTCGCTGGGCCTGGCGGCAGCGGTTGGCCTGGCGGTCATGATGGGTCCGGTCAATCAAATGTTGTTCACGGATGCCAAAGGGACGGTTACTTTAGCCATTTTTTCATTATCGATTTTATTCTCCTCCCTCATCATGACGACGGCTGCTGTGATTCAAAGCCTCGGGTATTCGGTCGTACCGGTGATCATTACGATCGTAGGTGTGTTCAGCAAGTGGATGTTGAATCTTGTTCTGGTGCCTTCATACAAAATCGCCGGTGCTGCCTCGGCGACAGTATTGGCCTTCATGGTCATGTCAATATTATTTTATGCGGTATTGAGAGTGCATATCAAAAAGCCTTTAATGGAAGGGAAGTACATATTCATCATCGTTAAGAGTGCGATCTACATGGCTATGGCAGTTCTGCTATTCAATGCCTTGTTTCACATGATGTTCCCAGGTGAGGACAGGCTGCTTGCCGCGATTCAGTCGTTGATCGGTGTAGCAATCGGGGCAGCCGTCTTTATTGGGAGCGCCATACGTGCAGGTTTGTTTGAGGAAGAGGAGCTTTCGCTTATACCTTTAGTATCCAAGCTTAGACGATTTATAAAAAAGAATAGAGGTAAAACTATATGA
- the mazG gene encoding nucleoside triphosphate pyrophosphohydrolase, translating to MNEITIIGLGAGDLDQLPLGIYKKLTKAGRCFLRTIDHPVIADLKGEGIHFTSFDSIYEKHDQFEAVYEEIAGTLLQEALNHSVLYAVPGHPMVAEKTVQLLLEKGPELGVDIKVEGGQSFLDPLFQAVRIDPIEGFQLLDGTDLSPNDLHITQHMIIGQVYDAFSASNVKLTLMEKLPDDYEVFIVTAAGSSQEKVTKCSLFELDRQLELSNLTSVYVPPVKEEALQYREFSKLRQIIAQLRGPDGCPWDKKQTHESLKKYLIEEAYELIDSIDEQDDEGMVGELGDVLLQVMLHSQIGEDEGMFTIDDVIEGITAKMVRRHPHVFGDVEVNGEEDVMVNWQRIKAEEKGSETTLQPSILDGIEKSLPNLLRAEEYQKRATKVGFDWDEVSEAWKKVIEEVQELEEEMVSPNRDIERIQSELGDLFFALVNISRYYDIQAEEAVYKANRKFYQRFTYIEQSILKAGKKFEDHTLEELDSYWDEAKAKGL from the coding sequence ATGAATGAGATAACGATAATCGGCCTCGGTGCAGGGGACTTGGATCAGCTTCCGCTAGGGATTTATAAAAAATTGACAAAAGCCGGACGATGCTTTTTAAGGACGATCGATCATCCGGTGATTGCGGATCTGAAAGGGGAGGGCATCCATTTCACGTCTTTCGATTCGATTTATGAAAAGCACGACCAATTTGAAGCGGTATATGAAGAAATTGCCGGGACACTATTACAAGAAGCATTAAACCACTCCGTTTTATATGCGGTTCCTGGTCATCCGATGGTTGCGGAAAAAACGGTCCAGCTCCTGCTTGAAAAGGGACCTGAGCTTGGAGTGGACATTAAGGTGGAAGGCGGACAAAGCTTCTTGGATCCTCTGTTCCAGGCTGTTCGGATAGATCCGATCGAAGGGTTCCAGCTGTTGGATGGAACGGATCTCTCGCCCAATGACTTGCACATCACCCAGCATATGATAATCGGGCAGGTGTATGATGCATTCAGTGCGTCCAATGTGAAGCTCACTTTAATGGAGAAGCTTCCGGATGATTACGAGGTATTCATCGTCACAGCGGCTGGCAGCAGCCAGGAAAAAGTGACGAAATGCTCTTTGTTCGAGCTCGACCGCCAGTTGGAGTTAAGTAACTTGACGAGTGTATATGTCCCGCCTGTAAAAGAAGAAGCGCTGCAATATCGGGAATTTTCCAAGCTGCGGCAAATCATTGCCCAGCTTAGGGGACCTGACGGTTGTCCTTGGGATAAGAAACAAACACATGAAAGCTTGAAGAAATACTTGATAGAAGAGGCCTACGAGCTTATTGATTCGATTGATGAACAAGACGATGAGGGAATGGTCGGCGAGCTTGGGGATGTCCTCCTTCAAGTGATGCTCCATTCGCAAATCGGTGAAGATGAAGGCATGTTCACGATAGATGATGTGATCGAGGGCATCACAGCCAAAATGGTCCGACGCCATCCCCATGTATTCGGAGATGTTGAAGTGAATGGCGAGGAAGACGTAATGGTGAACTGGCAGAGAATCAAAGCGGAGGAAAAAGGCAGTGAAACAACACTCCAGCCTTCGATCTTGGACGGAATCGAAAAATCCTTGCCAAACTTGCTTCGCGCCGAAGAATATCAAAAAAGGGCTACAAAGGTTGGCTTCGATTGGGACGAGGTTTCCGAAGCCTGGAAAAAGGTTATAGAGGAAGTGCAAGAATTAGAAGAGGAAATGGTATCCCCGAATCGTGATATTGAAAGAATTCAGTCGGAGCTTGGCGACCTCTTTTTTGCGCTTGTCAACATTTCACGTTATTATGACATACAAGCGGAAGAAGCCGTCTACAAAGCGAACCGGAAATTTTACCAGCGTTTTACATATATAGAACAATCCATCCTAAAGGCAGGCAAAAAGTTCGAGGATCATACTTTGGAGGAGCTCGATTCATACTGGGATGAGGCAAAGGCCAAAGGACTTTAA
- a CDS encoding RNA-binding S4 domain-containing protein, producing the protein MRLDKFLKVSRLIKRRTLAKEVADKGRITINGQQAKASSNVKDGDELTVRFGQKLVTVRVDKIQETTKKEAAADMYTIVKEEKLAEE; encoded by the coding sequence ATGAGATTGGATAAATTCCTAAAGGTATCAAGGTTGATCAAGCGCCGCACACTTGCGAAGGAAGTTGCGGACAAAGGGAGGATCACGATTAATGGGCAACAGGCGAAAGCAAGCTCGAATGTGAAGGATGGCGACGAATTAACGGTACGTTTCGGTCAAAAGCTGGTGACGGTACGAGTCGATAAAATCCAGGAAACGACGAAAAAAGAAGCGGCTGCCGATATGTATACGATCGTGAAGGAAGAAAAGCTGGCAGAGGAGTAA
- the yabP gene encoding sporulation protein YabP has product MSQYNDQNAGYTKATTQEHDVTMKGRRLLEITGVKQVESFDNEEFLLETSMGFLSIRGQNLQMKNLDVDKGIVSIKGKIFDLVYLDEQSGEKAKGFFGKLFK; this is encoded by the coding sequence ATGAGCCAATATAATGATCAGAATGCTGGTTACACAAAGGCAACGACCCAGGAGCATGATGTAACGATGAAAGGTCGCCGTTTACTGGAGATTACCGGTGTCAAGCAAGTGGAAAGCTTTGATAATGAAGAGTTCCTGCTCGAAACGTCCATGGGATTCCTCTCGATACGGGGGCAAAACCTGCAAATGAAGAATTTGGACGTCGATAAAGGCATCGTCTCCATCAAAGGGAAGATTTTTGACCTTGTTTATCTGGATGAGCAATCAGGGGAGAAGGCTAAAGGCTTCTTTGGCAAATTGTTCAAATGA
- the yabQ gene encoding spore cortex biosynthesis protein YabQ — MTLSIQFYTLLAMIGMGSGFGAALDTYSRFLKRSERKRWIVFIHDFLFWIIQGLLIFYVLFLVNEGELRFYLFLALFCGFAAYQALFKGVYQHFLEFLIRLVVKLTRFITNSVHMLIFLPIKWVLVSILAIAVGLGKFALALLKWAGKIVLFILNIFWKPIKWMLTFIWNLMPVFVTKNVGKFYNKGKGILLKIKNSISRTLNGWRNKKK, encoded by the coding sequence ATGACCTTATCGATCCAATTTTATACGTTGCTAGCGATGATTGGCATGGGCAGTGGTTTTGGAGCTGCCCTGGATACGTATAGCCGGTTTCTGAAGCGTTCAGAAAGGAAAAGGTGGATTGTGTTCATCCATGATTTCCTTTTCTGGATCATTCAAGGTCTCCTTATTTTTTATGTTTTATTTTTAGTGAATGAGGGAGAGCTTCGCTTCTATTTATTTTTGGCCTTATTTTGCGGTTTCGCTGCTTATCAAGCATTGTTCAAAGGAGTATATCAGCATTTTTTGGAGTTTTTGATCCGTCTGGTGGTAAAGTTGACAAGATTTATAACCAATTCTGTTCACATGCTGATATTTCTTCCGATAAAATGGGTATTGGTATCCATACTAGCCATTGCCGTGGGATTAGGGAAATTCGCCTTGGCATTGTTAAAATGGGCTGGGAAAATCGTTCTGTTCATTTTAAATATATTCTGGAAGCCGATAAAATGGATGTTGACCTTTATATGGAATTTAATGCCGGTTTTTGTTACGAAAAACGTCGGGAAGTTTTATAATAAAGGAAAAGGGATTTTATTGAAAATAAAGAATTCTATAAGTAGAACGCTGAATGGATGGAGAAATAAAAAGAAATGA
- a CDS encoding FtsB family cell division protein has protein sequence MSSLRKRKVAKIENAYVAQQEKKVQTVEKKKRGLMRRLTLYSVFAALFLILAVTTLITQNGALDEKVQQKKEMQVKLAKLENDETLLKEEIVKLNDDDYIAKIARRDYFLSDNGEIIFTLPKGKEDSD, from the coding sequence ATGAGTAGCCTTCGTAAAAGGAAAGTGGCAAAAATAGAAAATGCCTACGTCGCCCAACAAGAGAAAAAAGTACAAACCGTAGAAAAAAAGAAGCGTGGTCTAATGCGCAGACTGACTCTTTATTCAGTTTTTGCGGCTCTCTTTTTAATTTTGGCTGTTACCACCCTCATTACGCAAAATGGTGCACTGGATGAGAAAGTGCAACAGAAGAAGGAAATGCAGGTAAAGCTGGCTAAATTGGAAAATGATGAGACCCTACTTAAAGAAGAAATCGTAAAGCTCAATGACGACGATTATATTGCGAAAATAGCCAGACGAGATTATTTCTTATCGGACAATGGCGAGATCATTTTCACCCTTCCAAAAGGAAAGGAAGATAGTGACTAA
- a CDS encoding S1 domain-containing RNA-binding protein → MSIEVGSKLQGKVTGITNFGAFVELPQGSTGLVHISEVADNYVKDINDHLKVGDTVEVKVINVEKDGKIGLSIKKAIDRPEGEQKPAYTPRPRQGRGNDSRSKDFRSKGSSFQPKENFEQKMAKFLKDSEDRLTTLKRSTETKRGGRGGRRG, encoded by the coding sequence ATGTCAATCGAAGTAGGCAGCAAGTTACAAGGTAAAGTAACAGGCATAACTAATTTTGGTGCATTTGTTGAGCTCCCTCAAGGTTCTACCGGTCTCGTCCATATCAGTGAAGTGGCTGATAATTATGTCAAGGATATCAATGACCATTTAAAAGTGGGCGATACTGTTGAAGTGAAAGTCATCAATGTAGAAAAAGATGGCAAGATTGGCTTGTCCATAAAAAAAGCGATAGACCGTCCTGAAGGTGAGCAAAAACCTGCATACACACCACGTCCGCGCCAAGGAAGAGGGAATGACAGCCGTTCCAAAGACTTCCGCTCAAAAGGTAGTAGTTTTCAGCCAAAGGAAAACTTTGAGCAAAAAATGGCAAAATTCTTAAAAGATAGCGAAGACCGCTTAACGACCCTCAAACGTAGCACCGAAACGAAACGGGGAGGCCGAGGGGGAAGACGCGGATAA
- the spoIIE gene encoding stage II sporulation protein E, giving the protein MEKVERPMLEPLGDVQLKEAKAGAINWIQQLQMKSEDIFIKKGISLAIIGFLLGRALILSQLAPFGLPFFAAVFLMRRDRAPLALFGLIAGGLTVHYSNSLVIFASAFLLLLFHKIKKPAVEGQFKTMSMYVFASLFLVNLAEQYLVFRTIQLYDLMMIGVEAGLAMILTLIFIQSIPLLTIRTKSQSLKTEEIVSIIILLASVMTGTIGWMIYDLSLDHIFSRYLVLLFGLAGGAAIGSTVGVVTGLIFSLASIASLYQMSLLAFSGLLGGLLKEGRKIGVASGLLIATLLIGLYGEGSNNIMVTLYESLIAVGLFLLTPSSIINKIAKHIPGTVENSDEQQQYARKVRDVTAQRVEQFSHVFEALSNSFSQVDERGRLEEDEKEFDYFLSNVTEKTCQLCFKKEQCWAKNFNTTYDGMQEIMLQLSENNGQLPQKTAKEWGKYCTRGPQVIGAIGQELTYFEANQKLKRQVKESRKLVADQLRGVSAVMDDFAKEIQRERKNHHLHEESIMEAIQDFGLHIGYVEIYSLEQGNVDIEMSVPYCQGRGECEKLIAPMLSDILGETIVVHSEECATYPNGQCEVIFRSAKKFTVETGVAHAAKGGGLVSGDSYTTMEIGCGKFAIAISDGMGNGERAHFESTETLKLLQKFLQSGIEEKIAIKSVNSVLSLRTTDEIFSTLDLAMIDLQDAKAKFLKICSIPSFIKRGDKIIKIESSNLPMGIIQDFDVDVVSEELKAGDILIMMSDGVFDGPSHVENIEFWLKRKIKEMETDDPQEISDLILEEVIRTKGIIDDDMTVVTSKIKHNTPKWASIPVSSKNKKAQ; this is encoded by the coding sequence ATGGAAAAAGTAGAAAGACCAATGTTGGAACCTCTTGGAGATGTGCAATTAAAAGAAGCGAAGGCAGGGGCCATCAATTGGATTCAACAGCTGCAAATGAAATCGGAGGATATATTCATAAAGAAGGGTATCTCTTTAGCCATTATCGGTTTTTTATTGGGACGAGCATTAATACTATCTCAACTGGCACCATTCGGACTTCCGTTTTTCGCAGCCGTATTCCTCATGAGGCGTGACAGGGCCCCACTAGCACTATTCGGATTGATTGCAGGAGGGCTCACCGTTCACTATTCCAATAGTTTGGTCATATTTGCATCGGCGTTCCTGCTCCTGCTTTTTCATAAGATCAAGAAGCCCGCCGTCGAAGGACAATTCAAGACGATGTCGATGTACGTTTTCGCTTCACTATTCCTGGTCAATCTGGCCGAGCAATATCTGGTGTTCCGAACGATTCAGCTGTACGACCTGATGATGATAGGGGTGGAGGCGGGACTCGCCATGATATTAACCTTGATTTTCATCCAGTCCATCCCGCTTCTGACGATCCGCACAAAATCACAATCATTGAAGACGGAGGAAATCGTCAGTATCATCATCTTGCTGGCATCGGTGATGACAGGAACGATCGGCTGGATGATATATGATCTTTCACTCGACCATATATTCTCAAGATACTTGGTCCTCCTCTTCGGGCTGGCGGGAGGGGCCGCCATTGGCTCCACTGTAGGTGTAGTAACCGGATTGATATTTTCCCTTGCAAGTATTGCCAGCCTTTATCAAATGAGCCTGCTTGCGTTTTCGGGACTGCTAGGGGGATTGCTGAAGGAGGGAAGGAAAATAGGGGTTGCAAGCGGTCTCTTGATCGCTACGTTATTGATAGGTCTGTATGGCGAGGGTTCCAATAATATAATGGTGACACTTTATGAATCTCTTATTGCTGTTGGGTTATTTTTATTGACACCATCATCGATCATCAACAAAATAGCGAAGCATATACCGGGAACTGTCGAGAATTCCGATGAACAGCAGCAATATGCCCGCAAGGTGAGGGATGTTACCGCTCAAAGGGTGGAGCAATTCTCACATGTATTCGAGGCGCTCTCGAATAGCTTTTCCCAGGTCGATGAAAGGGGAAGATTGGAGGAAGATGAAAAAGAATTCGATTACTTTTTAAGTAATGTAACGGAAAAGACGTGTCAGCTCTGTTTCAAGAAGGAACAATGCTGGGCCAAAAACTTTAATACAACCTATGACGGCATGCAGGAAATCATGCTTCAATTAAGTGAAAATAATGGGCAGCTCCCTCAAAAAACTGCAAAGGAATGGGGGAAATATTGCACCCGCGGGCCACAGGTCATTGGGGCGATAGGCCAGGAGCTCACATACTTCGAGGCAAACCAAAAACTGAAAAGGCAGGTGAAGGAAAGCAGGAAACTAGTCGCGGATCAGCTGCGCGGCGTTTCTGCAGTGATGGATGATTTCGCCAAGGAAATTCAAAGGGAAAGGAAAAACCATCATTTACATGAGGAATCCATTATGGAGGCCATTCAGGATTTTGGCCTGCATATCGGTTATGTTGAAATTTATAGTCTGGAGCAAGGGAATGTCGATATAGAGATGAGTGTCCCATATTGTCAGGGCAGGGGGGAATGTGAAAAACTGATAGCGCCCATGCTTTCCGACATTTTAGGCGAAACGATAGTCGTTCATTCAGAAGAATGCGCAACATATCCAAACGGGCAATGTGAGGTGATATTTAGGTCAGCAAAAAAATTCACGGTCGAAACGGGTGTGGCTCATGCTGCCAAGGGGGGAGGGCTTGTTTCAGGAGATAGTTATACGACGATGGAAATCGGCTGCGGCAAATTCGCCATAGCCATTAGTGATGGCATGGGAAATGGGGAAAGGGCCCATTTTGAAAGCACGGAAACATTGAAGCTGCTGCAAAAATTCTTACAATCGGGAATAGAAGAAAAAATAGCCATTAAATCCGTAAACTCCGTTCTATCACTACGCACTACCGATGAAATATTTTCAACTCTTGATTTGGCAATGATCGATCTTCAGGATGCAAAGGCTAAGTTTTTGAAAATCTGTTCGATACCGAGCTTCATAAAAAGGGGAGATAAAATAATAAAAATCGAATCGAGTAACCTTCCGATGGGAATCATCCAGGATTTCGATGTTGATGTTGTATCGGAAGAATTGAAGGCGGGAGACATCTTAATCATGATGAGCGACGGGGTGTTCGATGGGCCCTCACATGTAGAAAATATCGAGTTCTGGCTTAAACGAAAAATCAAGGAAATGGAGACGGACGATCCACAGGAAATTTCTGATTTAATATTGGAAGAAGTCATCCGAACGAAAGGGATCATAGATGATGATATGACAGTGGTAACATCAAAAATAAAACATAATACACCGAAATGGGCTTCCATTCCCGTTTCATCAAAAAATAAAAAGGCTCAGTAG
- a CDS encoding VWA domain-containing protein: MKAGTLRQILLITDGCSNHGEEPSAMAELAREQGITINVIGVMENDVIDEKGLKEIEKIAGSGGGVSQIVYAQQLSQTVQMVTQKAMTQTIQGVINRELQQILGDSSTMEDLPPEKRGEVMEVVDELGETSKLEVLILVDTSASMKHKLPTVKDSLLDLSLSMNARMGDSRFSVFVFPGKRKDVEKLLDWTPNLEALTATFPKLSTGGLTPTGPAIREALTYFNKKRSLRGLLSHDDEQYFEESM, translated from the coding sequence ATGAAAGCAGGAACATTAAGACAGATTTTGCTTATTACCGACGGATGTTCGAATCATGGTGAGGAGCCATCCGCCATGGCTGAACTAGCAAGGGAGCAAGGCATAACCATCAATGTCATAGGCGTGATGGAAAATGATGTGATTGATGAAAAGGGACTGAAGGAAATCGAGAAGATTGCCGGCTCAGGAGGCGGTGTAAGTCAAATCGTCTATGCCCAGCAGCTGTCCCAGACCGTGCAAATGGTGACCCAAAAGGCAATGACTCAAACCATACAGGGAGTTATCAATCGTGAACTTCAACAAATACTGGGAGATTCCAGTACGATGGAGGATCTCCCGCCGGAAAAACGAGGCGAAGTGATGGAGGTGGTCGATGAGCTTGGGGAAACAAGCAAGCTTGAAGTATTGATCCTTGTAGATACAAGTGCAAGCATGAAACATAAGCTTCCTACCGTAAAAGATTCCTTATTGGACCTTTCCCTCAGTATGAATGCAAGAATGGGTGACAGCCGATTTTCCGTATTCGTATTTCCTGGGAAAAGAAAAGATGTGGAAAAATTGCTGGATTGGACCCCAAACCTTGAAGCCCTGACGGCAACTTTTCCTAAGCTCAGTACGGGCGGGCTCACCCCGACAGGTCCGGCAATTCGCGAAGCATTGACCTATTTCAATAAAAAACGTTCATTGAGGGGATTGTTATCACATGATGATGAACAATACTTTGAGGAATCAATGTAA
- a CDS encoding protein kinase domain-containing protein produces the protein MMMNNTLRNQCKLLPGSSVTGKWNKNQYKIIKELGCGANGIVYLVENGNRHYALKLSDNGTSIISEMNILKSFSKVQGSTLGPSFLEADDFIKSGKQLPFYVMEYIHGHDFLRFIEKKGASWIGVLMLQLLTSLSALHANGWVFGDLKPENLIVTSPAYKVRCVDVGGTTLIGRSVKEFTEFFDRGYWGLGSRKADPQYDLFAVAMIIINSAYPGRFHKKGEGYSQLNDLIKQKKDLLPYRKMLDKALHGKYDSALQMREDLVAVLSKQSHQKKTGTVRAATSQPVTRQARRSQNHSNKKRGGLFETFLLVAIISMLYVLYIYEQLL, from the coding sequence ATGATGATGAACAATACTTTGAGGAATCAATGTAAACTCCTGCCTGGCAGCTCAGTCACTGGAAAGTGGAATAAAAACCAGTACAAAATCATTAAGGAATTGGGGTGTGGCGCTAACGGCATCGTCTATTTGGTTGAAAACGGAAATCGTCATTATGCTCTAAAGCTCAGTGATAATGGGACGTCCATCATATCGGAGATGAATATCCTAAAATCCTTTTCAAAGGTCCAGGGGTCTACCCTTGGACCTTCCTTTTTGGAAGCTGACGATTTCATCAAATCAGGTAAGCAGCTGCCCTTTTATGTCATGGAATATATCCATGGACACGATTTTTTGCGTTTCATTGAAAAAAAGGGAGCGTCGTGGATTGGTGTCTTGATGCTTCAGCTATTGACGAGTCTATCAGCCTTGCATGCTAACGGCTGGGTATTCGGTGATTTAAAGCCCGAGAATTTGATCGTCACTTCACCAGCCTATAAGGTGCGCTGCGTCGATGTAGGGGGAACGACCCTGATTGGCCGATCAGTCAAGGAATTCACGGAATTCTTTGATAGAGGTTACTGGGGACTTGGTTCGAGAAAGGCCGATCCGCAATATGACTTGTTCGCTGTAGCGATGATCATCATCAATTCAGCCTACCCGGGACGTTTCCACAAGAAAGGTGAGGGGTATAGTCAGCTAAATGACTTGATTAAGCAGAAAAAAGACCTGCTCCCTTATAGAAAAATGCTGGATAAAGCGCTGCACGGGAAGTACGACTCAGCGCTTCAAATGAGGGAGGATTTAGTTGCTGTGCTAAGTAAGCAAAGCCACCAGAAAAAAACGGGGACGGTCAGGGCGGCGACGAGTCAGCCTGTGACAAGGCAGGCTAGGAGGTCCCAAAACCATTCCAATAAAAAGAGGGGAGGACTTTTTGAGACTTTCTTACTCGTTGCGATCATATCGATGCTCTATGTTCTTTACATATATGAACAGTTGTTATGA